A region of Maridesulfovibrio sp. DNA encodes the following proteins:
- a CDS encoding PAS domain S-box protein, which translates to MDVFIQYQLYQRYRNAQMLSVYHQTAVIRAQLEKEVNSNLLLIKGLADYVSYRPELRKSELDRYCQGIFFRSRLIKKIEVAPDYVVEYVYPLEGNESVLGLDYRLSPAQWEQVKKVHDSGQLVASGPLDFVQGGNALIGRAPVYVRSNEYFWGIVSGVIDVDLLFEKDGINKISDLDVAIRGVDDKGSGGAVFYGNPDIFDQHNKAVTMQIILSSGSWQIAAIPKGGWGVIPPDSFLLHGVMLLLVMIISFSIYKVITKSNEVEIVKSSLSEAQSIAHLGNWSMDLSSGKIWWSDETYRIFGIHDDEYQPSVEGFFELVHPSDRKEIRDIYLKSMKAGSAYALDHRIIRPDGMVRYVSEQGRFTYDDEGNPIRSYGTVHDITERKLMEQELRESKTRFDHVTKKLSRKFIFFSHTVNGEFLRLSEGFSYLGYGSAEYGIGKRWIDLFDFKPESLSNAMEKNQLVISGEANSVEYEIEFTTPDGEERCMSVFGYMAYDFELKENIFEGVAIDITERKEREDRLKILTRAIENAPVSVVITGMDGDISYVNPYFCKETGYAKEEAIGQNPRILESGEHDSEFYKDMWGTISNGETWRGEIINKKKDGSFYWESASISPVYSSKGEIVSYVAVKEDISDQKELERLKADVDLIMRHDLKTPLNGIIGLPGLLLMDDNLSDQQRELLKTIENSGKNMLHMIDMSLDMFKMETGKYEYYPLQVDVMNVARQVVDNSKSNLSARKVNVDILVDGKHDFVEKLFVWGEERLIYSLLSGVLTNAIEASSSGEDVLIEFKREDGVCIEICNKGVVPKSVRDSFFQKYVTFGKDSGTGLGTYSAKLMADAMFYGLEMQTSDELNETKIIITIPTERPDRMDDFNG; encoded by the coding sequence ATGGATGTTTTCATTCAATACCAGCTCTATCAACGCTACAGAAATGCTCAGATGCTCTCCGTCTACCACCAGACTGCGGTAATCAGGGCTCAGCTTGAAAAGGAAGTGAACAGCAATCTCTTGTTGATTAAAGGTTTGGCTGATTATGTTTCATATCGACCCGAACTGCGTAAAAGCGAATTGGATCGCTATTGTCAGGGCATCTTCTTTCGGTCGAGGCTGATCAAAAAAATTGAGGTGGCACCTGACTATGTAGTCGAATATGTATATCCGCTTGAAGGAAACGAGTCGGTATTGGGGCTTGATTACAGGCTGTCCCCAGCACAATGGGAGCAGGTAAAAAAGGTTCATGATTCCGGTCAATTGGTCGCGTCAGGGCCTCTGGATTTTGTGCAGGGTGGAAATGCTTTGATAGGCCGGGCTCCTGTGTATGTTCGATCCAACGAATATTTCTGGGGTATTGTTTCCGGGGTTATTGATGTTGATCTTCTCTTTGAGAAGGACGGCATCAATAAAATTTCAGATCTTGACGTTGCCATACGCGGTGTTGACGATAAAGGTTCTGGAGGTGCTGTTTTTTACGGCAATCCTGATATATTCGACCAGCATAATAAAGCTGTGACCATGCAGATAATTCTCTCTTCCGGTTCATGGCAGATTGCTGCAATTCCAAAGGGCGGTTGGGGTGTCATTCCTCCGGATTCATTTTTATTGCACGGAGTAATGTTGCTGCTTGTTATGATCATATCATTTTCCATTTATAAAGTGATCACCAAGAGCAATGAGGTGGAGATAGTTAAATCCAGCCTCAGTGAAGCCCAGTCGATTGCCCATCTCGGTAACTGGTCTATGGATCTTTCCAGTGGGAAAATATGGTGGTCCGATGAAACCTACAGGATTTTCGGGATTCATGATGATGAATACCAGCCTTCGGTAGAAGGTTTTTTCGAGCTGGTACATCCTTCTGACAGGAAGGAAATAAGAGATATATATTTGAAATCCATGAAAGCAGGCAGTGCTTATGCTCTGGATCACAGAATAATACGTCCTGACGGCATGGTTCGCTATGTATCAGAGCAGGGCAGATTTACCTATGATGATGAGGGAAACCCAATCCGTTCATACGGCACTGTTCATGATATAACTGAGCGTAAGTTGATGGAACAGGAACTTAGGGAAAGCAAGACCCGTTTTGACCACGTCACCAAAAAGCTTAGTAGAAAATTCATATTTTTTTCCCACACTGTTAATGGAGAATTTTTGCGTTTAAGTGAAGGGTTTTCGTATTTAGGGTATGGCAGTGCCGAATATGGGATAGGAAAGCGGTGGATAGATCTTTTTGATTTTAAACCGGAGTCTTTGTCCAATGCCATGGAGAAGAATCAACTGGTTATATCCGGAGAAGCAAACAGTGTAGAATATGAAATTGAGTTCACAACTCCGGACGGTGAAGAGCGTTGTATGTCTGTGTTCGGTTATATGGCTTATGATTTTGAGCTCAAGGAAAATATTTTTGAAGGCGTTGCCATTGATATTACAGAACGCAAAGAACGTGAGGATAGGCTTAAGATTTTGACCAGGGCAATTGAAAACGCTCCGGTTTCAGTGGTCATTACGGGCATGGATGGTGATATTTCTTATGTAAATCCGTATTTCTGTAAGGAAACCGGGTATGCCAAGGAAGAAGCTATCGGACAGAATCCACGGATCCTCGAGTCCGGTGAACATGATAGTGAATTTTACAAGGATATGTGGGGAACTATCTCCAATGGTGAAACATGGCGCGGAGAGATAATTAATAAAAAGAAAGATGGTTCTTTTTATTGGGAATCGGCTTCAATTTCACCTGTTTACAGTTCAAAAGGGGAAATTGTCAGTTATGTAGCCGTAAAAGAGGACATAAGCGACCAGAAAGAACTGGAGCGTCTCAAGGCAGACGTGGACCTGATTATGCGTCATGATCTTAAAACTCCGTTGAATGGAATTATCGGCCTGCCAGGCTTGTTGCTTATGGATGATAATTTAAGCGATCAACAGCGTGAGTTGCTTAAGACCATTGAAAATTCAGGTAAGAATATGCTCCACATGATTGATATGTCGCTGGATATGTTCAAGATGGAGACCGGTAAGTATGAATATTACCCCCTGCAGGTTGATGTAATGAATGTGGCAAGGCAGGTTGTGGACAACAGCAAGTCAAATCTTTCCGCCCGTAAGGTGAACGTTGATATTTTGGTTGATGGAAAGCATGATTTTGTGGAAAAATTATTTGTATGGGGTGAGGAAAGACTGATTTATTCTTTGTTGTCCGGTGTGTTAACGAACGCAATCGAGGCCTCTTCTTCCGGTGAGGATGTTTTAATTGAATTCAAACGGGAAGATGGGGTTTGCATTGAAATATGTAACAAAGGCGTTGTTCCGAAGTCGGTCAGGGATAGTTTTTTTCAAAAATATGTGACCTTCGGTAAAGATAGCGGAACAGGTCTGGGGACCTATTCCGCTAAGCTGATGGCTGATGCCATGTTTTATGGTCTTGAAATGCAGACTTCCGACGAGCTCAACGAAACAAAAATAATCATAACAATTCCCACGGAACGACCTGATAGAATGGATGATTTTAATGGCTAG
- a CDS encoding HD domain-containing phosphohydrolase translates to MASRSKILVVDDEPHNIVLLEGILTKLGHDVVGAENAVVALEKLDRTFDLVLSDVMMPVMDGFEFVAKIREHAEIYDIPVIMVTTLSQKDDRLKAVEVGANDFITKPIDIVELKTRTESMLKQKSQQDEIKSFQVDLNEMVESRTMELREALARLDDAHVETIHYLCAAAEYKDEDTADHLIRMAEYSRILAEKIGLDSKTVQLIHTSSPMHDIGKIGIPDSVLLKPGKLTAEEWGIMKKHAVLGGNILSTGSSDYINMGASIALSHHEKWDGSGYPNALAGDEIPLPGRICAIADVFDALTSKRPYKEPFSIEKSLEIMKEGSGNHFDPELIRVFFENLDEIIKVKKTRSE, encoded by the coding sequence ATGGCTAGCAGAAGTAAAATACTAGTTGTTGATGATGAACCGCACAATATAGTTCTGCTTGAAGGTATTTTGACTAAGCTGGGACATGATGTAGTGGGGGCTGAGAATGCAGTGGTTGCACTGGAGAAGCTGGACCGCACTTTTGATCTTGTCTTAAGCGATGTGATGATGCCGGTAATGGATGGTTTTGAATTTGTGGCAAAAATTCGGGAACATGCAGAAATATATGACATTCCGGTAATTATGGTCACGACCCTTTCACAGAAAGATGACCGCCTGAAGGCTGTGGAAGTAGGTGCAAACGATTTTATCACCAAACCTATTGATATTGTGGAGCTTAAGACTCGAACTGAATCAATGCTCAAGCAGAAGAGCCAGCAGGACGAAATCAAGTCATTTCAGGTCGATCTCAATGAGATGGTTGAAAGCAGAACCATGGAATTGCGCGAAGCGCTGGCCCGTCTTGACGATGCACATGTTGAAACCATTCACTATTTATGCGCAGCAGCTGAATACAAGGATGAGGATACCGCCGACCATTTGATCAGGATGGCTGAATACAGCAGGATTCTGGCCGAGAAGATCGGCCTTGATTCGAAAACTGTTCAATTGATTCATACCAGCAGTCCCATGCATGATATAGGGAAAATCGGCATCCCGGACAGTGTTCTGCTTAAACCTGGGAAATTAACCGCTGAGGAATGGGGTATTATGAAAAAACATGCTGTTCTCGGTGGGAATATTTTGTCAACAGGCAGCTCGGATTATATAAATATGGGAGCATCCATAGCTCTCAGCCACCACGAAAAGTGGGACGGTTCCGGTTATCCAAATGCTCTTGCTGGTGATGAAATTCCTTTACCCGGTAGGATTTGCGCCATTGCAGATGTTTTTGATGCCCTTACCAGCAAGCGGCCATACAAGGAACCTTTCAGTATAGAGAAGTCGCTCGAAATTATGAAAGAAGGAAGTGGTAATCATTTTGATCCTGAATTGATACGTGTTTTTTTTGAAAATCTTGATGAAATCATTAAGGTAAAAAAAACACGAAGCGAGTAA
- a CDS encoding UDP-glucuronic acid decarboxylase family protein produces the protein MHLLKRVLVTGGAGFLGAHLCERLLAEGCDVICVDNFFTGAKSNVTHLLCNPNFEIIRHDVTFPLYLEIDEIYNLACPASPIHYQHDPVQTTKTSVHGAINMLGLAKRTGAKIFQASTSEVYGDPEVHPQPESYVGSVNPIGPRSCYDEGKRCAETLFFDYHRQHKLNIKVARIFNTYGPKMHPNDGRVVSNFITQALLDKSITIYGDGSQTRSFCYVDDMIEGFLSLMNSPDNVTGPVNLGNPVEFSIRELAEKVIEQTGSKSEIVFKPLPGDDPKQRKPDITRARELGWEPKIQLEKGLISTIDYFKTLDLKSIFGE, from the coding sequence ATGCATTTACTGAAAAGGGTTCTGGTTACAGGGGGGGCAGGTTTTCTTGGTGCACACCTTTGTGAACGTCTGCTCGCCGAAGGTTGCGATGTTATCTGCGTAGATAATTTTTTCACCGGGGCTAAATCAAACGTAACCCATCTGTTGTGTAATCCGAATTTTGAAATAATCCGGCATGATGTAACATTTCCTCTTTATTTGGAAATTGATGAAATCTACAATTTGGCCTGCCCGGCATCGCCTATCCATTACCAGCATGACCCGGTGCAGACCACAAAGACTTCCGTACACGGGGCTATTAACATGCTCGGCCTGGCCAAACGTACCGGGGCTAAAATTTTTCAGGCTTCCACATCCGAAGTTTATGGTGATCCCGAAGTTCATCCACAGCCGGAAAGTTACGTAGGAAGCGTCAATCCTATAGGTCCCCGTTCATGTTATGATGAGGGCAAACGTTGTGCCGAAACTCTTTTTTTCGACTATCACCGACAGCATAAATTGAATATTAAAGTGGCCCGCATCTTTAATACCTACGGCCCGAAGATGCATCCTAATGACGGCCGTGTTGTTTCAAATTTTATTACTCAGGCGCTGCTTGATAAATCCATTACCATTTATGGAGACGGTTCTCAGACCCGTTCATTTTGTTATGTGGATGATATGATTGAAGGGTTTCTGAGTCTTATGAATTCACCGGATAATGTTACCGGACCGGTTAACCTTGGTAATCCGGTTGAGTTCTCAATTCGTGAGTTGGCGGAGAAAGTGATTGAGCAGACTGGTTCAAAGTCTGAAATAGTTTTCAAACCGTTACCCGGAGATGATCCTAAACAGCGTAAGCCAGATATTACGAGAGCAAGAGAATTAGGCTGGGAACCGAAAATTCAGCTTGAGAAAGGTTTGATCAGCACAATCGATTATTTCAAGACTCTTGATTTGAAGTCGATCTTTGGCGAATAA
- the nhaA gene encoding Na+/H+ antiporter NhaA — translation MSKETVVTNNNQPRIDRMLQPFYEFVKIESSGGLILIIATVIALIWANSPWGRFYEAFKNMPLTVGAGDFVLSKPTILWINDGLMAVFFFLVGLEIKREILVGELNSIRQASLPIFAAVGGMVIPAIVYAFFNAGTPSADGWGIPMATDIAFSLGVLSMLGDRVPLSLKVFLTAVAIVDDIGAILVIAVFYSSGISLWILGLGFLLFLCMIVLNRLGVRHPLPYLFFGCLMWLAFLKSGVHATVAGVLAAMTIPASTRICCTDFLVPMRNHLMEYEMGGDKNKVTLSNKQMLSALGNMNRDVLMASPPLKRIEHNLHYYVAFGIMPVFAIANAGINFSAEGGGLDVFHPVSFGIFFGLIVGKVAGICLASWIAVKSGIAEMPRTLVPGHFLGASLLAGIGFTMSIFITTLAWDAASPFIIDAKFSILSASVVSGILGFLVLRSCPLAQGCEK, via the coding sequence ATGAGCAAGGAAACAGTTGTAACAAATAATAATCAGCCCAGAATTGATAGGATGCTGCAGCCGTTTTATGAATTTGTGAAGATTGAATCTTCTGGCGGTTTGATCCTGATAATAGCGACCGTCATAGCCCTGATCTGGGCAAACTCACCGTGGGGCCGTTTTTACGAAGCCTTCAAGAATATGCCTTTAACAGTCGGGGCCGGTGATTTTGTCTTATCAAAACCGACCATTCTCTGGATTAATGACGGATTGATGGCGGTTTTCTTTTTTCTGGTCGGCCTTGAAATCAAACGAGAGATTCTTGTCGGCGAGTTGAACTCCATCAGGCAGGCCTCTTTACCCATTTTTGCGGCAGTGGGAGGGATGGTCATTCCCGCCATTGTATACGCCTTTTTTAATGCCGGTACTCCTTCTGCTGACGGTTGGGGAATTCCCATGGCTACGGATATTGCTTTTTCTTTGGGGGTGCTTTCCATGCTTGGGGACCGGGTTCCCCTAAGTCTTAAGGTTTTTCTTACAGCTGTGGCCATTGTTGATGATATCGGTGCCATCCTTGTTATTGCTGTCTTTTATTCATCGGGAATTTCACTCTGGATTCTCGGTTTGGGCTTTCTGCTCTTTCTGTGCATGATCGTGCTGAACAGGCTGGGGGTACGTCATCCGCTGCCATATCTGTTTTTCGGCTGCCTGATGTGGCTGGCGTTCCTGAAAAGCGGAGTACATGCCACTGTTGCCGGTGTTCTTGCGGCTATGACTATTCCTGCTTCAACAAGGATCTGCTGCACAGATTTTCTGGTTCCCATGCGTAACCATCTTATGGAGTACGAGATGGGCGGTGATAAAAATAAAGTAACCCTTTCCAATAAACAGATGCTTTCCGCTCTGGGTAATATGAACCGTGATGTGCTTATGGCCAGCCCTCCTTTGAAGAGGATTGAGCATAACCTTCATTACTATGTCGCCTTCGGTATCATGCCTGTTTTTGCAATTGCCAATGCGGGTATAAATTTCAGTGCAGAAGGCGGTGGGCTGGATGTTTTTCATCCTGTCAGCTTCGGTATTTTTTTCGGTCTGATCGTAGGCAAGGTAGCGGGAATCTGCCTTGCAAGCTGGATTGCGGTTAAAAGCGGTATTGCCGAGATGCCACGGACTCTTGTGCCCGGACATTTTTTGGGAGCGTCTTTGTTGGCCGGTATCGGTTTTACCATGTCCATCTTTATCACCACCCTGGCCTGGGATGCAGCGTCGCCGTTTATTATTGATGCCAAGTTCAGTATTTTGTCCGCGTCTGTTGTTTCCGGGATTCTTGGATTTCTTGTGTTGAGAAGCTGTCCTCTTGCTCAGGGATGTGAAAAGTAG
- a CDS encoding DUF362 domain-containing protein, which translates to MSKVYFWNLRTSRKSPHALKMKKLLKQSGLNAIIDSGNLVALKVHFGESGNTGYLNALNLRPIVDFLKKAGAKPFFTDTSTLYVGDRGESVSHGLLAARHGYDPNLIGAPVLFADGLRGEYETTIPYKGKYISEAHVGGMFMETDMMVTLNHVKGHGLAGFGGAIKNIGMGCASKKGKMHIHVSTGPHLHPEKCTGCGVCITECAAKALDIDDDGKIIMNGECTGCGRCFLSCRYGAISIDWKSDVDIFTKRLIEYNKAILDQLKRPAMHINFLMNITPDCDCHGYSDAPVCPDLGVMISSDPVAVDQASLDMINAAPPLYPSRLPDGLSQGDDKFKALTPNTPDSFGLKYAEEIGLGSRNYKLVTI; encoded by the coding sequence ATGTCAAAAGTATATTTCTGGAATTTACGTACATCGCGTAAATCTCCGCATGCCTTGAAAATGAAAAAACTGCTCAAGCAGTCCGGTCTGAACGCTATTATTGATTCCGGGAACCTTGTCGCTTTGAAAGTCCATTTCGGAGAAAGCGGAAACACCGGATACCTAAATGCCCTCAACCTGCGACCCATCGTCGATTTCCTCAAAAAAGCCGGTGCAAAACCATTCTTCACTGACACCAGCACCCTCTATGTTGGTGACCGTGGAGAATCTGTTTCACACGGCCTGCTGGCTGCACGGCACGGATATGATCCCAACCTGATTGGCGCTCCGGTTCTGTTTGCGGACGGTCTGCGCGGCGAATATGAAACAACCATCCCCTACAAAGGAAAATATATTTCTGAAGCACATGTAGGCGGTATGTTTATGGAAACAGACATGATGGTGACACTCAACCACGTTAAAGGCCACGGATTGGCCGGATTCGGAGGAGCCATTAAAAATATAGGTATGGGCTGTGCTTCCAAAAAAGGTAAAATGCATATCCACGTTTCTACCGGCCCGCACCTGCACCCTGAAAAATGCACCGGATGCGGGGTCTGCATAACAGAATGTGCAGCAAAGGCACTCGACATTGATGATGACGGTAAAATAATCATGAACGGAGAATGCACCGGATGCGGACGCTGTTTCCTGTCCTGCCGATACGGTGCTATTTCTATAGACTGGAAAAGCGATGTGGATATTTTTACCAAACGACTCATTGAGTACAACAAAGCTATCCTGGATCAACTCAAACGACCGGCCATGCACATCAACTTCCTGATGAATATTACTCCTGATTGTGATTGCCACGGATACAGCGATGCCCCCGTCTGTCCCGATCTCGGAGTCATGATTTCATCCGATCCCGTAGCAGTGGATCAGGCCTCTCTGGATATGATAAACGCGGCTCCGCCTCTCTATCCAAGCAGACTTCCCGACGGTCTCAGTCAGGGTGACGACAAGTTCAAAGCACTCACACCTAACACACCGGACTCTTTCGGTTTAAAGTATGCAGAAGAGATAGGACTGGGATCACGGAACTACAAACTGGTTACTATTTAA
- the hisI gene encoding phosphoribosyl-AMP cyclohydrolase — protein sequence MIKPDFNKMGGMIPAIAQDAETGEILMMAYMNEEAWNKTLETGDAHYWSRSRNTLWHKGGTSGHVQKIKSIKIDCDDDTLVLLIDQIGGAACHKGYRSCFYRELKDGEVIECSPMIFDPKEVYK from the coding sequence ATGATCAAGCCTGATTTTAACAAGATGGGTGGTATGATACCTGCCATCGCACAGGATGCCGAAACGGGCGAAATCCTGATGATGGCCTACATGAATGAAGAAGCATGGAATAAGACGCTTGAAACCGGTGATGCCCATTACTGGAGCAGAAGCCGCAACACCCTCTGGCATAAAGGCGGGACTTCCGGGCATGTGCAGAAAATCAAATCTATCAAAATAGATTGTGATGATGACACACTTGTTCTGCTCATCGACCAGATAGGCGGAGCAGCCTGCCACAAAGGATACAGAAGCTGTTTTTACCGTGAACTCAAGGATGGCGAAGTTATTGAATGCTCGCCCATGATTTTTGACCCCAAGGAGGTATACAAATAA
- a CDS encoding glutamine synthetase family protein, giving the protein MAAPIFNCKNADDVLKAVRDYNISFVQFWFVDILGTLKSFQITPKELEASFEEGMGFDGSSILGFTRIEESDMIAIPDPTTFQLCSWRPTERPVARMFCDIQNPDGTPYEGDSRWVLKKTLDRAAERGYTYYVGPELEFFLFQDEKSTKIIDRGGYFDAPPLDLGNDVRRDIIFSLEQMGYDVEYSHHEVAPSQHEIDLRYAEGMRMADTAMTYRVIVKEVARKHGIYATFMPKPIFGENGSGMHVHQSLFKNGRNVFFDANDEYHLSSEGKSYIAGILKHAPEMTCVTNQWVNSYKRLVPGYEAPVYVSWARKNRSTLVRVPMYKPGKENATRMELRCPDPAANPYLCFAVMLQAGLKGIDEAYELPAPIEENIFAMDGPTLSEHGITALPGNLYEAAVAMKNSEVVKECLGEHIHSNLYRNKIKEWDHYRTQVTEYEISTYLPVL; this is encoded by the coding sequence GTGGCTGCGCCAATTTTTAATTGCAAAAATGCTGACGATGTTTTGAAGGCCGTTCGAGATTACAATATCAGTTTTGTTCAATTCTGGTTTGTAGACATTCTCGGAACCCTGAAAAGTTTCCAGATAACCCCCAAAGAACTTGAAGCTTCTTTTGAAGAAGGCATGGGCTTTGACGGATCTTCCATTCTCGGTTTCACCAGAATCGAAGAATCGGACATGATTGCCATTCCCGACCCAACCACTTTCCAGCTTTGCTCATGGCGCCCGACAGAACGCCCTGTAGCCCGCATGTTCTGTGATATCCAAAATCCGGACGGCACACCATATGAAGGTGACAGCCGCTGGGTTCTTAAGAAAACTCTCGATAGAGCAGCCGAACGTGGTTACACCTATTATGTAGGTCCTGAACTTGAATTTTTCCTCTTTCAGGATGAGAAAAGTACCAAGATAATCGACCGTGGAGGTTACTTTGATGCTCCCCCGCTCGATCTCGGCAACGACGTCCGCCGCGACATCATCTTTTCCCTCGAGCAGATGGGTTATGATGTAGAATACAGCCATCACGAAGTGGCCCCTAGCCAGCATGAAATCGACCTGCGCTATGCCGAGGGTATGCGCATGGCCGATACCGCCATGACTTACAGGGTTATTGTCAAGGAAGTAGCCCGCAAGCACGGTATCTACGCCACCTTCATGCCCAAACCCATCTTCGGTGAAAACGGCTCCGGCATGCACGTTCACCAGTCATTGTTTAAAAACGGTCGAAACGTTTTTTTCGATGCCAATGATGAGTACCATCTCAGCTCGGAAGGTAAAAGTTATATCGCCGGAATCCTCAAGCACGCCCCTGAAATGACCTGCGTCACCAACCAGTGGGTCAACTCCTACAAGCGTTTGGTACCCGGTTACGAGGCTCCGGTATACGTATCATGGGCACGGAAAAACCGTTCTACACTTGTCCGTGTTCCCATGTACAAACCGGGCAAGGAAAACGCCACCAGAATGGAGCTGCGCTGCCCGGATCCGGCTGCAAACCCTTATCTCTGCTTTGCGGTTATGCTGCAGGCCGGACTCAAGGGAATTGACGAAGCATACGAACTCCCCGCGCCCATAGAAGAAAACATATTCGCCATGGACGGACCAACCCTTTCCGAACATGGCATCACCGCCCTTCCCGGAAACCTTTACGAAGCTGCTGTGGCCATGAAAAACAGTGAAGTTGTCAAGGAATGTCTTGGCGAGCATATTCACAGCAATCTCTACAGGAACAAAATCAAGGAATGGGATCACTACCGTACTCAGGTAACTGAATACGAAATATCAACCTACCTCCCGGTACTTTAA
- the hisG gene encoding ATP phosphoribosyltransferase, translating into MSKQLKIGLPKGSLQDSTIKLFAKSGWKINLHHRNYFPDVNDDELNISMCRVQEISRYIEDGILDCGLAGRDWVLENKSDVLEISSLVYSKVSNRPARWILAVAGNSPYKKPEDLAGKKIATELLGATKEYFESKNIPVDVFYSWGATEAKVVEGLCDAIVEVTETGTTIKAHGLRVIDEVMSTNTVFIVNKDAWNDPWKRKKIENINLLLQGALRAEKMVGLKMNMPKAALEKAMKVMPSLNSPTVSDLSDPEWVSVEIMVEELVVRELIPELIDMGAEGIIEYPLNKVI; encoded by the coding sequence ATGTCTAAACAATTGAAAATAGGTCTGCCAAAAGGTTCCCTGCAGGATTCAACAATCAAGCTTTTCGCGAAATCAGGTTGGAAAATCAATCTGCACCACAGAAACTATTTCCCCGACGTTAACGATGATGAATTGAATATCTCCATGTGCCGGGTACAGGAAATCTCCCGTTACATCGAAGACGGCATCCTTGACTGCGGACTGGCCGGAAGAGACTGGGTTCTTGAAAACAAATCGGATGTTTTAGAAATATCAAGCCTCGTTTACTCCAAAGTAAGCAACCGCCCTGCACGCTGGATCCTCGCAGTTGCCGGAAACTCCCCTTATAAAAAACCTGAAGATCTGGCCGGCAAAAAAATTGCCACCGAACTGCTCGGCGCCACAAAAGAATATTTTGAATCCAAAAACATTCCAGTGGACGTATTCTATTCATGGGGTGCTACCGAAGCAAAGGTCGTTGAAGGACTTTGCGACGCTATCGTAGAAGTAACTGAAACAGGGACCACCATCAAGGCCCACGGCCTGCGCGTAATTGACGAAGTCATGTCTACAAACACAGTCTTTATCGTCAACAAGGACGCATGGAATGATCCTTGGAAACGGAAAAAAATCGAAAATATAAACCTGCTCCTTCAAGGTGCTCTGCGGGCTGAAAAAATGGTCGGGCTGAAGATGAACATGCCCAAAGCCGCTCTTGAAAAAGCAATGAAAGTAATGCCCAGCCTGAATTCCCCCACCGTTTCAGATCTCTCTGATCCAGAATGGGTATCTGTTGAAATCATGGTCGAGGAATTGGTTGTACGTGAACTTATCCCCGAGCTCATTGACATGGGTGCGGAAGGAATCATCGAGTATCCGCTGAATAAAGTTATCTAA
- a CDS encoding Fur family transcriptional regulator, with translation MKSAQDIFTEYLTRQRLKMTPQRRTILEVFLAEEGHISSEELYNLVRKEDSSIGQATVYRTLKLLADSGIAKSVDFNDGVIRYEHKYGHEHHDHLVCERCGKTIEAVDNEIEHLQEELAKKYGFELTHHEMYLFGVCRECQEKSD, from the coding sequence ATGAAATCAGCACAGGATATATTTACTGAATATCTGACCCGGCAGAGACTTAAAATGACCCCCCAGCGCAGGACAATTCTGGAAGTGTTCCTTGCTGAGGAAGGACATATCTCTTCTGAAGAACTGTACAACCTTGTCCGCAAGGAAGATTCTTCCATCGGGCAGGCAACTGTATACCGAACCCTCAAGCTTCTTGCTGATTCCGGCATTGCCAAATCCGTCGATTTCAACGACGGTGTAATCCGCTATGAACATAAGTACGGTCATGAGCATCATGACCATCTTGTCTGTGAGCGTTGCGGTAAGACTATCGAAGCTGTAGATAACGAAATTGAACATCTACAGGAAGAACTCGCCAAGAAATACGGTTTCGAACTTACCCATCATGAGATGTACCTTTTCGGCGTATGCAGGGAGTGCCAGGAAAAAAGCGATTAA